From the genome of Agromyces intestinalis:
CCGGTCGATCCACTCTTTGATCTTGGTCGAGACGGTCGCCACCGACCACGGCGTCTCACGCGTGTTGGCGCCGTCGGCCATGCCCGCTCCCAGCCGCCCGTCGGGGTGCGCCGCGTAGGATGGGCATCGTGACGAGCACGACGGATGCCCCGCGGATCGGCCTCGGCATGCCGAGGATCCCGAGCGTGCGCGGCCGGCTCAAGGATAACCCGACCCCCCGACCCAAGCGGGTGCTGCTCGCGGCTCCTCGCGGGTACTGCGCGGGCGTCGACCGCGCCGTGATCGCGGTCGAGAAGGCCCTCGAGCACTACGGCTCGCCGGTGTACGTGCGCAAGGAGATCGTGCACAACAAGCACGTCGTCGCCGAGCTCGAGCAGCAGGGCGCGGTGTTCGTCGACGAGGTCGACGCGGTGCCCGAGGGCGCCCACGTCGTGTTCAGCGCGCACGGCGTCTCGCCCGCGGTCGTGCACGCGGCCGCCGACCGCGGCCTGCACGCGATCGACGCGACCTGCCCGCTCGTCACCAAGGTGCACCGCGAGGCGGTGCGGTTCGCGCGCGACGACTTCGAGATCCTGCTCATCGGCCACGAGGGGCACGAAGAGGTCGAGGGCACGGCCGGCGAGGCGCCCGATCACGTGACGCTCGTGAACAGCCCCGACGACGTGCCGAACATCGAGGTGCGCGACCCCGAGAAGGTGGTCTGGCTCTCGCAGACGACGCTGAGCGTCGACGAGACGATGGAGACCGTGCGGCGGCTGCGCGAGCGGTTCCCGGCCCTGCAGGACCCGCCCAGCGACGACATCTGCTACGCCACCCAGAACCGCCAGGTCGCGATCAAGAAGGTCGCCCAAGAGGCCGAGCTCGTGATCGTCGTCGGGTCGGCGAACTCGTCGAACAGCGTGCGGCTCGTCGAGGTCGCCCTCGAGAACGGTGCGAAGGCGGCCTACCGGGTCGACTACTCGACCGAGATCCGCCAGGAGTGGCTCGACGGGGTGTCGACGGTCGGCGTCACGAGCGGGGCATCCGTGCCCGAGGGCCTCGTACAAGAGGTGCTGATCGAACTCGCCGATGCGGGCTACGGCGACGTCTCCGAGGTCAAGACGGCCGAAGAAGACCTCATGTTCTCGCTGCCGAAAGAGCTGCGCCGCGACCTCGCGGGCAACCGCGACGCGCGCGCGCTCGGCGGGCGCAGCCGCACGGCGACCACGGCCTGAGCCGCGGTTCGGATTCGTTCGCTCAGAGCGAACGGCGCCGAGTGGAGTGAGCGCTCACTCAGGCGTAGCATCGCCCCTCGTGAGTGCTGCAGCGACCGAGCGGATGCCACGCGCGAAGCCCCTGCCCGTCGAAGAGCGCCGCGCTGCGATCGCGCGGGCCACCGTGCCCCTGCTCATCGCCCACGGCGGCGACGTGACGACCCGGCAGATCGCCGAGGCATCCGGGGTCGCCGAAGGCACGCTGTTCCGGGTCTTCCCCGACAAGGACGCCATCATCGACGCCGCCGTCGAGGCGTTCCTCGACCCGGCGCCGTTCCGCGCCGGCATCAGTGCCATCGACCCCACGCTGCCGCTCGAGCTCAAGGTGCAGCTCGTGCTCGAACGGTTCCGCGAGCGGTTCAGCGGCATCTTCGGCGTGTTCGCATCGCTCGGAGTGAAACAGCGGCCGCCGATCGCGCCCGACATCGCGGTCATCGTCGGCATCTTCGAGCGTCTGCTCGCCCCCGACCTCGAACGGCTGCGGATTC
Proteins encoded in this window:
- a CDS encoding 4-hydroxy-3-methylbut-2-enyl diphosphate reductase, with product MPRIPSVRGRLKDNPTPRPKRVLLAAPRGYCAGVDRAVIAVEKALEHYGSPVYVRKEIVHNKHVVAELEQQGAVFVDEVDAVPEGAHVVFSAHGVSPAVVHAAADRGLHAIDATCPLVTKVHREAVRFARDDFEILLIGHEGHEEVEGTAGEAPDHVTLVNSPDDVPNIEVRDPEKVVWLSQTTLSVDETMETVRRLRERFPALQDPPSDDICYATQNRQVAIKKVAQEAELVIVVGSANSSNSVRLVEVALENGAKAAYRVDYSTEIRQEWLDGVSTVGVTSGASVPEGLVQEVLIELADAGYGDVSEVKTAEEDLMFSLPKELRRDLAGNRDARALGGRSRTATTA
- a CDS encoding TetR/AcrR family transcriptional regulator; this translates as MSAAATERMPRAKPLPVEERRAAIARATVPLLIAHGGDVTTRQIAEASGVAEGTLFRVFPDKDAIIDAAVEAFLDPAPFRAGISAIDPTLPLELKVQLVLERFRERFSGIFGVFASLGVKQRPPIAPDIAVIVGIFERLLAPDLERLRIPPARVFGYIRLVAFSSAMPHLAADLDLDTAELAHLVVHGIARHTESESTTCS